A single region of the Salicibibacter cibi genome encodes:
- the mnmE gene encoding tRNA uridine-5-carboxymethylaminomethyl(34) synthesis GTPase MnmE has protein sequence MELDTVAAISTPPGEGAIAIIRISGDKAVAIGDRIYRGRESLMKVDSHTIHYGHLVHPSTNETVEEVMVSVLRAPKTFTREDIIEINVHGGVVSADRVLQLVLTEGARLAEPGEFTKRAFLNGRIDLSQAEGVMDMIRAKTDRAMNVAMKQVEGRLARQIKTLRSRLLDAIAHVEVNIDYPEYDAESVTLERLEKQVTDVQTEIDQLLATAHQGKILREGLATAIIGRPNVGKSSLMNALVQDNRAIVTEIPGTTRDVLEEYVNVNGVPLRLIDTAGIRETEDIVEKMGVERSRQALSDAELVVFVLNANESLTPEDEALFDAIKDFNAVVVLNKTDLEKKINETQMHDLVGNRPLVTTSLLKEEGIEDLEAAIAYLFFDEGVESAEINYVSNTRHIALLNQAKKTINEALEAAQAEMPVDMVQIDVTRAWEHLGEIVGETAPDQLIDQLFSQFCLGK, from the coding sequence ATGGAGTTGGATACAGTCGCGGCGATTTCCACGCCACCGGGCGAGGGCGCGATCGCGATTATTCGAATAAGCGGAGATAAGGCGGTTGCGATTGGCGATCGCATCTACCGTGGAAGGGAAAGCTTAATGAAAGTGGATTCACACACGATTCATTATGGCCATTTAGTACACCCCTCTACGAATGAAACGGTGGAAGAAGTAATGGTGTCGGTACTTCGCGCTCCGAAGACGTTTACGAGGGAAGATATAATCGAGATTAATGTGCACGGTGGGGTAGTCTCGGCTGATCGCGTGTTGCAACTCGTCCTCACCGAAGGTGCCCGCCTGGCGGAGCCGGGGGAGTTCACAAAACGGGCGTTCCTTAATGGGCGCATTGATCTATCCCAAGCTGAGGGCGTTATGGACATGATTCGCGCGAAGACGGACCGGGCCATGAATGTGGCCATGAAGCAAGTGGAAGGACGTCTTGCGCGGCAAATTAAAACGTTGCGATCCCGGTTGCTGGATGCCATTGCCCACGTGGAAGTCAATATTGATTATCCGGAATACGATGCAGAATCGGTCACATTGGAACGGCTGGAAAAGCAAGTAACAGACGTACAAACAGAAATCGATCAACTTTTAGCGACTGCTCATCAGGGAAAAATATTAAGAGAGGGGCTCGCGACTGCGATTATTGGCCGGCCCAATGTCGGAAAATCCTCGTTAATGAACGCCCTTGTTCAGGATAATCGCGCAATCGTTACAGAGATCCCGGGAACGACTCGCGACGTCCTTGAAGAGTACGTGAATGTCAATGGGGTCCCCCTTCGTCTCATCGATACCGCCGGTATACGGGAAACAGAAGATATTGTAGAAAAAATGGGTGTGGAACGATCCCGCCAAGCATTATCCGATGCAGAACTGGTCGTATTTGTCCTAAACGCGAATGAATCATTGACGCCCGAGGACGAAGCCCTTTTTGACGCTATTAAAGATTTCAATGCCGTTGTTGTTTTAAATAAAACCGATCTTGAAAAAAAGATCAATGAAACACAGATGCACGACCTTGTCGGTAACCGCCCCCTCGTCACCACCTCGCTCTTAAAAGAGGAAGGCATCGAAGATTTGGAAGCAGCGATTGCGTATCTGTTTTTTGACGAGGGCGTAGAGAGTGCGGAAATAAATTATGTCTCGAACACAAGGCATATTGCGCTCCTAAACCAAGCCAAGAAAACGATCAACGAAGCGCTGGAAGCAGCACAGGCGGAAATGCCCGTCGATATGGTCCAAATTGATGTGACGAGGGCGTGGGAACACCTTGGCGAGATCGTCGGGGAGACGGCACCGGATCAGTTGATTGATCAGTTGTTTTCACAATTCTGTTTAGGAAAATAA
- a CDS encoding helix-turn-helix domain-containing protein, translating to MNKSFGCSRFVFNHFRALWESEYKDAGKGLSYHSCANALPALKGKLPWLQEVDATSSQKSIRILLILTQGSLPSNPNTRDSNPNRILYKIIRL from the coding sequence ATGAACAAAAGCTTTGGGTGCAGCCGTTTTGTGTTTAACCATTTTCGTGCCTTGTGGGAATCTGAGTACAAGGACGCGGGGAAAGGTTTGAGCTATCATTCTTGCGCAAATGCACTCCCTGCACTTAAGGGAAAACTCCCTTGGTTACAGGAAGTGGACGCCACGTCTTCACAGAAATCGATTCGGATCTTGCTGATTCTTACACAAGGTTCTTTACCAAGCAATCCAAATACCCGAGATTCAAATCCAAACAGAATCCTGTACAAAATTATACGACTGTGA
- a CDS encoding RNA-guided endonuclease TnpB family protein encodes MLRNRKLSKAVSDVSWSAFVRQLKYKAEWHGKLVIEIDRFFPSSQICSNCGHRDGKNPLHIRQWTCPICVNVHDRDLNAAQNILTEGLKQTTVGTTGVA; translated from the coding sequence ATGCTGAGAAACAGGAAATTGTCCAAGGCTGTAAGTGACGTATCTTGGTCAGCATTTGTGCGGCAGCTCAAGTATAAAGCAGAATGGCATGGGAAGTTAGTGATAGAAATTGATCGATTTTTCCCTTCCTCTCAAATCTGTTCCAATTGTGGTCATCGTGATGGGAAGAACCCTCTGCACATTCGCCAGTGGACGTGTCCGATATGTGTAAACGTCCATGACCGTGACCTTAATGCGGCGCAAAATATTTTGACCGAAGGTTTGAAGCAAACAACCGTGGGAACCACGGGGGTAGCCTAA
- the jag gene encoding RNA-binding cell elongation regulator Jag/EloR, with amino-acid sequence MKTISVTGKTVEEALDNGLTELQVGREQVDYVEIQTPKKGFLNLFSKPAILEITVKTDPLVEAEKFLADVLRGMDVDLDIHSTDTKGKTPRLEMSGEHVGIVIGKRGQTLESLQYLTNLVANRHSEQYLRIELDAENYRKRREQTLEQLAYRLAEKAKRTGRKVVLEPMQSKERKKIHQTLQHDAAIVTISDGKEPRRHIVIQPKDEASERHPHP; translated from the coding sequence TTGAAAACCATTTCGGTGACAGGAAAAACGGTTGAAGAAGCGTTGGACAATGGGCTTACAGAGCTACAAGTCGGTCGTGAGCAAGTTGATTACGTGGAGATCCAAACACCGAAAAAAGGATTCTTGAATCTTTTCAGTAAACCGGCCATTTTAGAGATCACGGTAAAAACCGATCCTTTGGTGGAAGCCGAAAAATTTCTAGCTGATGTATTGCGTGGCATGGACGTTGATTTGGACATTCATTCGACAGATACAAAAGGGAAAACCCCCCGCTTGGAGATGAGCGGAGAGCATGTTGGTATTGTCATCGGCAAACGTGGACAAACTTTGGAGTCCCTGCAATATTTGACGAATCTTGTCGCCAATCGCCACTCGGAACAATATTTACGTATCGAACTTGATGCGGAAAATTACCGCAAACGCCGGGAGCAAACGTTGGAACAACTCGCGTATCGCCTTGCGGAAAAAGCGAAACGCACGGGACGCAAAGTTGTGTTGGAGCCGATGCAGTCGAAAGAACGCAAAAAAATTCATCAGACGCTCCAACATGATGCTGCAATCGTTACGATCTCTGACGGAAAAGAACCGCGCCGACACATTGTGATCCAGCCAAAGGACGAAGCATCCGAAAGACACCCTCATCCCTGA